A section of the Nitrospirota bacterium genome encodes:
- a CDS encoding prepilin-type N-terminal cleavage/methylation domain-containing protein, whose product MKTQCDKVLSRETGFSFIELMIAVAIIGIAAAIATPSFTRMYYDYEAKAIASEIARHLVLVRTRAMTTNQTLNVQIVMVNGDIQMTTTNLAGAPALQGLNGITARHMAPLVFNNGGIPNGGVVQFNSYGIRTSVPGTGVQTIQVGGTLGGTPTTQYRINIAPSGTSGLVRL is encoded by the coding sequence ATGAAGACACAGTGCGATAAGGTTCTGTCTCGTGAGACAGGATTTTCCTTTATCGAGCTCATGATTGCAGTGGCGATTATCGGGATCGCTGCCGCGATCGCTACCCCGAGTTTCACGCGGATGTACTACGACTATGAAGCGAAGGCCATAGCCTCAGAAATCGCTCGCCACCTCGTGCTGGTTCGTACGAGGGCGATGACCACGAACCAAACTCTGAATGTCCAAATCGTAATGGTGAATGGGGATATCCAGATGACAACTACCAACTTGGCTGGCGCTCCTGCTCTTCAAGGCCTCAACGGGATTACGGCGAGGCATATGGCGCCATTAGTCTTCAATAACGGTGGCATTCCGAACGGTGGAGTAGTCCAGTTTAATTCCTATGGGATCAGGACGAGTGTGCCTGGCACAGGGGTGCAGACGATCCAGGTTGGCGGGACTCTCGGAGGAACTCCAACCACGCAATATCGCATTAACATTGCGCCGAGCGGAACCAGTGGACTTGTCAGGCTGTGA
- a CDS encoding prepilin-type N-terminal cleavage/methylation domain-containing protein yields the protein MHDRNVRTNRIHREQGFTLIEAMLSSAILAVGLLGLAGMTTLSFTRNSDSNEVMVATNLATELVERMQFNRRNLVNGYNGINLASANPALCTQNALTQPVARGDCLQWQTRLFASGLIGVQAQVAVAAAGPVGLNQNNIGVTVTWIGSSQNTIAGGSAAWVPGTKRVTVNTIIAPE from the coding sequence ATGCACGATAGGAACGTGAGGACAAACAGGATTCATCGGGAACAGGGGTTTACGCTCATTGAGGCCATGCTGTCGTCGGCAATTCTAGCAGTTGGGTTGCTCGGCTTGGCTGGGATGACGACCTTGTCGTTCACGCGCAACAGCGACAGCAATGAAGTGATGGTTGCCACAAACCTTGCGACGGAACTCGTCGAACGGATGCAATTCAATCGAAGGAACCTCGTGAATGGCTATAACGGAATCAATCTGGCCTCGGCGAATCCAGCGCTCTGCACCCAGAATGCACTGACGCAGCCTGTGGCGCGAGGGGATTGTCTCCAATGGCAAACCCGCCTGTTCGCGTCGGGATTAATAGGGGTTCAAGCCCAGGTGGCGGTGGCGGCCGCAGGACCTGTGGGGCTCAATCAAAACAACATTGGCGTGACAGTCACTTGGATCGGATCAAGTCAAAATACCATTGCTGGGGGTTCGGCAGCCTGGGTTCCTGGAACCAAGAGGGTCACGGTGAACACGATCATCGCGCCGGAATGA
- a CDS encoding prepilin-type N-terminal cleavage/methylation domain-containing protein, whose amino-acid sequence MRSRDKQAEQGFTLVEIMVATAVTSVIVLAGMAALTMTGKAVRANEQTSDAQQNARMAMEIITHDIKMAGFGPPIDPSRNPPPVGNCGIGGIPVPILPGDNNPTVGVNDTGPDQISLVVPLTVYAAPGITAWQTTAALGLGAVGFPNVPINAAILPAMTAAGFGANSFISLGGIVMAQVQGAAAPILLTVPDPGPTVIPSGTQVFILQCITYQVIPQLAGGTPGADANNICGGNAPCLVRGIANATVNSFGRTLPNCNVAASPCLPIVNGIEDMQLAYACDGCVLPAAGLSEPNGRIDDVSLNLIFDQPDYTSNQIWNNPPMTPSAIKMVQVSIVARQQSMDTGLGEGNSQAGPGVLSSTFLTVDDHPHAGGVFVAGDAAAQVPPYASVRRRVVTRTVETRNARPWS is encoded by the coding sequence ATGAGATCGCGAGACAAGCAAGCTGAGCAGGGATTCACATTGGTCGAGATCATGGTGGCGACTGCCGTGACCTCTGTCATCGTATTGGCCGGCATGGCTGCCCTGACGATGACAGGCAAGGCAGTACGGGCCAATGAGCAAACTTCCGACGCTCAACAGAACGCGCGTATGGCAATGGAGATTATTACCCACGATATTAAAATGGCTGGGTTTGGGCCTCCTATCGATCCATCGAGAAATCCACCCCCGGTTGGAAACTGCGGAATCGGCGGGATTCCCGTGCCGATTCTTCCTGGGGATAACAATCCGACTGTCGGGGTTAACGATACGGGGCCGGATCAAATATCGCTCGTGGTGCCCCTCACGGTGTACGCTGCGCCGGGGATTACGGCCTGGCAGACCACAGCAGCACTTGGTTTAGGAGCTGTGGGCTTTCCAAATGTGCCGATCAACGCAGCCATCCTACCTGCTATGACTGCAGCGGGGTTCGGCGCCAACTCCTTTATTTCGCTCGGCGGCATCGTCATGGCTCAGGTGCAAGGCGCTGCCGCTCCCATCTTGCTGACGGTCCCCGATCCTGGCCCAACGGTGATTCCCAGCGGGACCCAAGTATTCATCCTTCAATGCATCACCTATCAGGTCATTCCTCAGCTTGCCGGTGGTACTCCCGGCGCAGATGCCAACAATATCTGTGGCGGTAATGCCCCCTGCCTGGTTCGCGGGATTGCCAATGCCACGGTCAATTCTTTTGGTCGTACTCTGCCGAATTGCAATGTCGCGGCGAGTCCTTGTTTGCCGATCGTCAACGGGATTGAGGATATGCAGCTCGCCTATGCTTGCGACGGCTGCGTGTTGCCGGCCGCCGGTCTCTCCGAGCCGAATGGTCGGATCGATGACGTGAGCCTGAACCTTATCTTCGATCAACCGGATTACACCTCGAACCAGATCTGGAACAATCCGCCCATGACTCCCTCCGCCATCAAAATGGTTCAAGTGTCGATCGTCGCCCGGCAACAATCGATGGATACAGGGCTCGGGGAAGGAAATTCACAGGCAGGACCGGGAGTCTTATCCAGTACCTTTCTCACAGTCGATGACCATCCCCATGCAGGCGGAGTCTTCGTGGCAGGCGATGCTGCAGCGCAGGTTCCTCCTTATGCATCGGTGCGCCGGCGTGTGGTGACGAGAACAGTAGAGACGAGAAATGCGAGACCTTGGTCCTGA